The following proteins come from a genomic window of Pseudomonas sp. WJP1:
- the ycaC gene encoding isochorismate family cysteine hydrolase YcaC, with product MSNVPYSRLNKDDAVVLLVDHQTGLISLVQDFSPNEFKNNVLALGDIAKFFKLPTILTTSFDKGPNGPIVPELKAQFPEAPFIARPGQINAWDNEDFVKAVKATGRKQLIIAGVVTDVCVAFPTLSAIAEGFEVFVVTDASGTFNTTVQQAAWARMSAAGAHLLNWFSVACELQGDWRNDMEGLANLLSERLPNYRNLINSYTTFTAK from the coding sequence ATGAGCAACGTTCCGTACTCTCGCTTGAACAAAGATGACGCTGTTGTGCTGCTGGTCGATCACCAGACCGGCCTGATCTCGCTGGTGCAGGATTTCTCGCCCAACGAATTCAAGAACAACGTGCTGGCCCTGGGCGACATCGCCAAGTTCTTCAAACTGCCGACCATCCTCACCACCAGCTTCGACAAGGGGCCAAATGGTCCGATCGTGCCGGAGCTCAAGGCTCAATTCCCCGAGGCGCCGTTCATTGCCCGTCCAGGCCAGATCAACGCCTGGGACAACGAAGATTTCGTCAAGGCGGTGAAGGCCACCGGTCGCAAGCAACTGATCATCGCCGGTGTAGTCACAGACGTGTGCGTGGCGTTCCCGACCCTGTCGGCCATTGCCGAAGGTTTTGAAGTGTTCGTGGTGACGGACGCTTCCGGCACCTTCAACACCACCGTGCAGCAGGCTGCCTGGGCCCGCATGTCGGCCGCCGGTGCGCATCTGCTGAACTGGTTCTCCGTGGCCTGCGAGCTGCAAGGCGACTGGCGCAACGATATGGAAGGCCTGGCCAACCTGCTGTCCGAGCGCCTGCCGAACTACCGTAACCTGATCAACAGCTACACCACGTTCACCGCCAAGTAA
- a CDS encoding LysR family transcriptional regulator yields MNPFEDMRIFCQVMDSGSFTAAADQLGLSKQFVSRRLMQLEERLGVRLLNRSTRRLDVTPLGQSYYESALRLLGEVEQVEQGIAGQTTEPRGTLRVSAPLSFALAHLGCLLPQFLQRYRDVTVEVDLSDRPVDLLGEGYDLALRIGILEDSTLIARRIASIQRVYCASPAYLAERGTPLKPEDLHQHDCLPYGHGRQVQWRFEGQGKPLVVNVTGRMRVNNGELLKDAAIAGMGITYLPTFIVGSALKDGRLVAVLDEFRPQPLTLSAVYPQHRQSSRPVQALIEFLRERLDDSHNPL; encoded by the coding sequence ATGAACCCGTTCGAAGATATGCGTATTTTTTGCCAGGTGATGGACTCCGGCAGCTTCACGGCCGCCGCCGATCAACTGGGGCTGTCCAAGCAGTTTGTCAGCCGACGCTTGATGCAACTTGAAGAGCGACTGGGCGTGCGGCTGCTCAATCGTTCGACCCGGCGGCTGGATGTCACGCCATTGGGGCAGAGCTACTACGAATCGGCCCTGCGCTTGCTGGGTGAAGTCGAGCAGGTGGAGCAGGGCATCGCCGGGCAGACCACCGAGCCGCGCGGGACCTTGCGCGTGAGCGCGCCGCTGTCGTTTGCGCTGGCGCACCTGGGGTGCCTGCTGCCGCAGTTTTTGCAGCGCTATCGGGACGTCACGGTGGAGGTGGACTTGAGCGATCGCCCGGTGGATCTGCTCGGCGAAGGCTATGACCTGGCACTGCGCATCGGAATACTGGAAGACTCGACGCTAATCGCGCGGCGCATCGCCTCCATCCAGCGGGTGTACTGCGCCAGTCCGGCTTACCTGGCAGAGCGTGGCACGCCGCTCAAACCCGAAGATCTGCACCAGCATGACTGCCTGCCATACGGCCACGGGCGTCAGGTGCAATGGCGCTTCGAAGGGCAGGGCAAGCCGTTGGTGGTCAACGTTACGGGACGGATGCGGGTCAACAATGGTGAGTTGCTCAAGGACGCGGCGATTGCCGGGATGGGGATTACCTATTTGCCGACGTTCATCGTCGGTTCGGCATTGAAGGACGGGCGGCTGGTGGCGGTGCTGGATGAGTTTCGACCGCAACCGCTGACGTTATCGGCGGTGTATCCGCAACATCGTCAGTCCTCGCGACCGGTGCAGGCGTTGATCGAGTTTTTGCGCGAGCGCCTGGACGATTCGCACAACCCCTTGTAG
- a CDS encoding type II secretion system F family protein yields the protein MRFHLKAVGKAGVVSMTVEAPGDSEARRIAEDQGLRVVSLHAERHWRALRLKQRETFNLVLFSQELTTLLNAGLPLIDALESLAEKENAPQARKTLSELVRLLYEGKSFSQALAQLSAVFPPLYVALVQSSEKTGAVGDALGRYVSYRQRMDEVRQKIVSASIYPMLLLVVGGGVVLFLMGYVVPRFSLVFEGLGSNLPWLSQILMSSGMFLHAHQGEFFGALATIVIALAFLQRQPAFRRGLDRLIEKLPAVHQRIFMYELARFYRSLGILLQGGIPLVTAMGMVRNLLTPASRLRLDQACERVREGQSLSTALELNHLVTPVSLRLLRAGEQSGNLGQMMERSADFYDEEISRWIEWFVRLFEPLLMTFIGLLIGVIVILMYIPIFELASSIH from the coding sequence ATGCGTTTTCACCTCAAGGCGGTAGGCAAGGCCGGTGTGGTTTCAATGACCGTCGAGGCGCCGGGCGACAGCGAAGCCCGGCGCATCGCCGAAGACCAGGGGCTGCGGGTAGTCAGCCTGCACGCCGAGAGGCATTGGCGGGCACTGCGCCTCAAGCAGCGCGAGACCTTCAACCTGGTGCTGTTCAGCCAGGAACTGACCACCCTGCTCAATGCCGGCCTGCCGTTGATCGATGCGCTGGAAAGCCTGGCGGAAAAAGAGAATGCGCCACAGGCCCGCAAGACCCTGAGTGAACTGGTGCGCCTGCTGTATGAAGGCAAATCGTTTTCCCAGGCCTTGGCCCAATTGTCGGCGGTGTTCCCGCCGCTGTACGTGGCATTGGTCCAGTCCAGCGAGAAAACCGGTGCCGTGGGCGATGCGCTGGGTCGTTATGTCAGCTATCGCCAGCGCATGGACGAGGTTCGCCAGAAGATCGTCAGCGCGTCGATCTACCCCATGCTGTTGCTGGTGGTGGGCGGTGGCGTGGTGTTGTTCCTGATGGGGTATGTGGTGCCGCGCTTCAGCCTGGTGTTCGAAGGGCTGGGGTCGAACCTGCCGTGGCTGTCGCAGATCCTGATGAGCAGCGGCATGTTCCTGCACGCCCACCAGGGTGAATTCTTTGGCGCACTGGCGACGATCGTCATCGCCCTCGCCTTCCTCCAGCGCCAACCGGCCTTTCGTCGGGGCCTGGACCGCCTGATCGAAAAACTCCCGGCGGTGCACCAGCGCATCTTCATGTACGAACTGGCGCGTTTCTACCGTTCCCTGGGGATTTTGCTGCAGGGCGGCATACCGCTCGTCACCGCCATGGGCATGGTCCGCAACCTGCTCACTCCCGCCTCCCGATTGCGCCTGGACCAGGCCTGCGAACGGGTGCGCGAGGGGCAATCCTTGTCGACGGCGCTGGAACTCAACCACCTGGTGACCCCGGTGTCCCTGCGCCTGCTGCGCGCCGGCGAGCAGTCCGGCAACCTCGGGCAGATGATGGAGCGCAGCGCCGACTTTTACGACGAAGAAATCAGCCGCTGGATCGAATGGTTCGTACGCCTGTTCGAACCCTTGCTCATGACCTTCATCGGCCTGCTGATCGGGGTGATCGTGATTTTGATGTACATCCCGATTTTCGAGCTGGCTTCAAGCATCCACTGA
- the gspG gene encoding type II secretion system major pseudopilin GspG: MKQRLRFAPRAFALRAERGFTLLELLVVLVVLGLLAGIVAPKYFAQLGRSEVKVAKAQIEGLGKALDLYRLEVGHYPSTEQGLQALVTAPSDETRWTGPYLQKKLPQDPWGRNYTYRYPGENGEYDLLSMGKDGQPGGEGENAEVTSWQ, translated from the coding sequence ATGAAACAGCGTCTGCGTTTCGCCCCGCGTGCTTTTGCCCTTCGAGCCGAGCGCGGGTTCACATTGCTTGAACTGTTGGTGGTGCTGGTGGTGCTGGGGCTGTTGGCCGGCATCGTCGCGCCGAAGTACTTCGCGCAACTGGGCCGCTCCGAAGTGAAGGTGGCCAAGGCGCAAATAGAAGGCCTGGGCAAGGCCCTGGACCTGTACCGCCTGGAGGTCGGCCATTACCCGTCGACCGAGCAGGGTTTGCAGGCACTGGTCACCGCCCCCAGCGACGAAACCCGCTGGACCGGCCCTTACTTGCAGAAAAAACTGCCGCAGGACCCGTGGGGCCGTAACTACACCTACCGCTACCCCGGGGAAAACGGCGAGTACGACCTGCTGTCCATGGGCAAGGACGGCCAACCCGGCGGCGAAGGCGAAAACGCCGAAGTCACCAGCTGGCAATGA
- a CDS encoding lytic transglycosylase domain-containing protein, translated as MKTLTTGLLGVMLLAGTAQADVFVSRDAKGDFVLSNVHRPGRQYERVVRDVEAKVASLDQQPQMIAARPYAELVSKAATDNQLPAALLHAVIQAESSYDASAVSPQGAGGLMQLMPDTARELGVKNVYDPKANIQGGAKYLKRLMTMFDNDIALAVAAYNAGPQAVLSRGGVIPPFAETQRYVPSVLRQYRRLQGLAADAPL; from the coding sequence ATGAAAACTCTCACCACAGGACTGCTCGGCGTGATGCTGCTGGCAGGCACGGCGCAGGCCGATGTATTCGTTTCCAGGGACGCCAAGGGCGACTTCGTCTTGTCCAATGTCCATCGCCCCGGACGCCAGTACGAACGGGTGGTCCGTGATGTCGAAGCGAAGGTGGCCAGCCTCGATCAGCAGCCGCAGATGATCGCCGCCAGGCCGTATGCCGAACTGGTATCAAAGGCGGCCACCGACAACCAGCTGCCGGCGGCGCTGCTGCACGCGGTGATCCAGGCCGAATCCAGCTACGACGCCAGCGCCGTATCACCCCAGGGCGCGGGCGGGCTGATGCAGCTGATGCCCGATACCGCCCGGGAGTTGGGCGTGAAAAACGTCTACGACCCCAAGGCCAACATCCAGGGCGGGGCCAAATATCTCAAGCGCCTTATGACCATGTTCGACAACGACATCGCCCTTGCCGTTGCCGCCTACAACGCCGGCCCCCAAGCGGTGCTCAGCCGTGGCGGCGTGATCCCGCCGTTCGCCGAAACCCAGCGTTATGTGCCCAGCGTGCTGCGCCAGTACCGGCGTCTGCAGGGGCTGGCAGCGGATGCCCCGTTGTGA
- the mnxG gene encoding manganese-oxidizing multicopper oxidase MnxG — protein MTGIFHAPPLLSFLLFAASMLGVELAEAAARCERNLVANVVTLDQPLMFNRLGAQNVNGMMFALRRDVVDDHDISLAQGGAAVPGKVSLRPDKRPRPLVLRVAAGDCLTINLQNLLAYQANPGSHDGGEEEEEGEEEEGIEIGNNENFKVDEQVADRHVGFQVNGMQAVNSIDDIASFTGRNANSLIAPGASRSYTLYAEREGVFAVSSRGATFGGEGAAGNVANGLFGQVVVVPKGGRTYRNTVTEEEMRLATTGRTPAGQPIVDYQARYPQREPWVREGKAGTPIINMVDGNEIISSESDAIVMGSNADGSFPPSTYPLEAVGKRNPALPNRLEPFRDFASQFQDETAATQAFPAYWADPVMAHVLEPTRDSFMINYGSGGMGAEVVANRLGVGPMHDCLSCAYEEFFLSSHTVGDVAMLVDVPANAGLEGITPGQTPNADQVGVKATMALYPSEPSNVNHSYIGDFVKFRNTHNGHEQHIFHLHGHQWLFNPNDDNSDYVDAQGIGPGAGYTYEIANGGSGNRNRVAGDAIYHCHFYPHFAQGMWAMWRVHDVFEEGTKLEVSQQGSDGFHSEPYALRSGKPAAGARALPDGEIVAGTPIPAVVPLPGKAMAPMPGKVAVVPKIGETLVAAHNDDDDDEEDDDDGEHHGGSGGAQAIGSLALVDRSEANRNADGTLKNPGYPFWIGGMESSVGQRPPTPPLDMLDAATAQALKATGKALWANLDPAQSGGWDGGLGRHSLDGVSAGGEAETITTSLDFSKTVTRAKPIYLPEEGTEVEQAAMAFHAKKDHPSFALLPGNQIVARAFRTNGALPMAGAPFYEPCMDDRQKRLSSSAGTGEFNSGERLDGMSFIGSSSFTADRPRIYKAANIQFDAVYNKVGYHFPQARILALWEDAWPVITKQRPPEPLVMRMNTFDCVQYQQTNLVPATYEMDDYQVRTPTDVIGQHIHLPKWDLVSADGSSNGWNYEDGVLSPGAVQERIHAIREFNQCQGSDPRDGTPACPKAKNHPYFGQYGRADWVGARTAMQRWFVDPVVNAKGVDRGLGTIFTHDHLGPSTHQQIGLYATVLAEPAGSTWFHAETGEPLYSGARQDGGPTSWQAVISTGDLDGDGKNDSFREFFLEYSDFQHAYEAGVYVGAGPDGKPNAQSFPATADSFRYAINPPVRNNASTLLDGILEVQGGMVPGCPSRPCPQAISVDDPGMFVVNYRNEPLALRVYDPYKVGPDGKRGMQADGLGGDLAYAMQSRTDRAIPAMNLAPNLITAATGPTGGTTLFPPHINKGGAEPGDPFTPMLRTYTGDNVRLRVHAGGHEEEHNVTLHGVKWLQSGSGFGNSSNSGWRASQMIGISEQMGFIAPVSMLSSSAATTGDYLYSMDASIEGYWSGIWGVMRNYTAQRNDLFALPNNAKPTGMRNTVAFDGVCPRIGANPNGIGTRPTPQRNYEVVAALANDILGNPLGLTIGDPAGLGMHVGGPLNPAGGTLVLNSRTVSIPQVTVTDPEDGETITIGGQSGPLHDPTAILYVRKADLDPATGKLKPGVPVEPLVLRAAAGDCINITLENRLPSVMPDLTQTAVMQGMVKRDRNSGSGSTTFSNNLMRPSSHVGLHAQLLAYDITKSDGTNIGANPTQTVPPRVGNSGAYPTRTYQYYAGHLEREGKPITQLGRNVDNINATAIEFGGLNITPADVIKQSQKGLAGAMSILPVGATWVDDTRKVNATVTAPGQTTYRDFAMVWQKALNTRWANGRPVEGIAAEGFGVPTDPQDNSSMAINYKTEPMWYRFGLAPDAPFGHADGAGYGDMANAHMAYSNALVGGDPQTPVLYAKPGQPFRTHILMPTGGSRGTTFQLDGHVWSTNPFLSEKSDTGGYPMSTPGVGSVKFGYNPMSMYIGAHESVLPAAHFSFMLPSAGGVNAIPGDYLFRDYGAYGNTSGLWGLLRVTNDPEPAPAP, from the coding sequence ATGACCGGCATATTCCACGCTCCACCCCTGCTCAGTTTCCTGCTGTTCGCAGCGTCCATGCTTGGCGTCGAGCTGGCCGAGGCTGCCGCGCGTTGTGAACGCAACCTGGTGGCCAACGTCGTGACTCTCGACCAGCCGCTGATGTTCAACCGCCTCGGTGCGCAGAACGTCAACGGTATGATGTTCGCCCTGCGTCGCGATGTGGTCGATGACCATGACATCTCTCTGGCCCAGGGTGGAGCGGCGGTGCCGGGCAAGGTTTCGCTGCGTCCCGACAAGCGTCCGCGTCCGCTGGTGCTGCGGGTAGCCGCCGGTGACTGCCTGACCATCAATCTGCAGAACCTGCTGGCCTACCAGGCCAACCCCGGTTCCCATGACGGTGGCGAAGAAGAGGAGGAGGGCGAGGAAGAAGAAGGCATCGAAATCGGCAACAACGAAAACTTCAAGGTCGACGAGCAAGTCGCCGACCGCCATGTCGGTTTCCAGGTCAACGGCATGCAGGCGGTCAACAGCATCGATGACATCGCTTCGTTCACCGGCCGCAATGCCAACAGTTTGATCGCACCGGGTGCCAGCCGTTCCTACACCCTGTACGCCGAGCGTGAAGGGGTGTTCGCCGTCAGCAGCCGTGGCGCAACCTTCGGTGGCGAAGGGGCGGCCGGCAACGTGGCCAACGGTTTGTTCGGCCAGGTCGTGGTGGTGCCCAAGGGCGGTCGCACTTACCGCAACACCGTGACCGAAGAAGAAATGCGCCTGGCCACCACCGGCCGCACCCCGGCCGGCCAGCCGATCGTCGATTACCAGGCGCGTTACCCGCAACGTGAGCCATGGGTCCGTGAAGGCAAGGCCGGCACGCCGATCATCAACATGGTCGACGGCAATGAAATCATTTCCAGCGAAAGCGACGCGATCGTCATGGGCAGCAACGCCGATGGCAGCTTCCCGCCCTCGACCTATCCGCTGGAAGCCGTGGGCAAACGCAACCCGGCGCTGCCCAATCGTCTGGAGCCGTTCCGCGATTTCGCCTCGCAGTTCCAGGATGAAACCGCCGCGACCCAAGCTTTCCCGGCCTACTGGGCGGACCCTGTGATGGCCCACGTGCTGGAGCCGACCCGCGATTCGTTCATGATCAACTATGGCTCTGGCGGCATGGGTGCCGAAGTGGTTGCCAACCGTCTCGGCGTAGGCCCGATGCACGATTGCCTGTCCTGCGCCTACGAAGAATTCTTCCTCAGCTCCCACACCGTCGGCGACGTGGCGATGCTGGTGGACGTACCGGCCAACGCCGGCCTGGAAGGCATCACCCCGGGACAGACACCGAACGCCGATCAGGTGGGCGTCAAGGCGACCATGGCGCTGTATCCGTCCGAGCCGTCCAACGTCAACCACAGCTACATCGGTGACTTCGTCAAATTCCGCAACACCCACAACGGCCATGAGCAGCACATCTTCCACCTGCACGGGCATCAGTGGCTGTTCAACCCCAACGATGACAACTCCGACTATGTGGACGCCCAGGGCATCGGCCCGGGTGCCGGCTACACCTATGAAATCGCCAACGGCGGTTCGGGCAACCGCAACCGGGTAGCGGGCGATGCGATCTATCACTGCCACTTCTACCCGCACTTCGCCCAGGGTATGTGGGCCATGTGGCGGGTGCACGATGTGTTTGAAGAAGGCACCAAGCTGGAGGTGTCGCAACAAGGATCGGACGGTTTCCACAGTGAGCCTTATGCCCTGCGCAGCGGTAAACCCGCCGCGGGTGCACGGGCCTTGCCCGATGGCGAGATCGTTGCCGGCACGCCGATCCCGGCGGTGGTGCCGCTGCCTGGCAAAGCCATGGCACCGATGCCAGGCAAAGTCGCGGTCGTACCGAAAATCGGCGAAACCCTGGTGGCCGCCCACAACGATGACGACGATGATGAAGAAGACGACGATGACGGCGAGCACCATGGCGGCAGCGGTGGTGCCCAGGCCATCGGTTCCCTGGCGCTGGTGGATCGCAGCGAAGCCAACCGCAACGCCGATGGCACGCTGAAAAACCCAGGCTACCCCTTCTGGATCGGCGGCATGGAAAGCTCGGTCGGCCAACGCCCACCGACCCCGCCGCTGGACATGCTCGACGCTGCCACGGCGCAGGCCTTGAAAGCGACCGGCAAAGCCTTGTGGGCCAACCTTGACCCAGCGCAGTCCGGTGGCTGGGACGGTGGCCTTGGGCGCCATTCGCTGGACGGCGTCTCTGCCGGAGGCGAGGCCGAAACCATTACCACATCGCTGGATTTCTCCAAGACGGTGACGCGCGCCAAACCGATCTACCTGCCGGAAGAGGGCACCGAAGTCGAGCAAGCGGCCATGGCGTTCCACGCCAAAAAGGACCACCCAAGCTTCGCCCTGCTGCCGGGTAATCAAATCGTCGCACGGGCCTTCCGCACCAACGGCGCCTTGCCGATGGCCGGTGCGCCGTTCTACGAACCGTGCATGGACGACCGGCAGAAACGCCTGAGCAGCAGCGCCGGCACCGGTGAATTCAACAGTGGCGAGCGGCTCGACGGCATGTCGTTCATCGGCTCCTCGAGCTTCACCGCCGACCGTCCGCGCATCTACAAGGCGGCCAACATCCAGTTCGACGCGGTGTACAACAAGGTCGGCTACCACTTCCCGCAAGCGCGCATCCTGGCGCTCTGGGAAGACGCTTGGCCTGTGATCACCAAGCAGCGTCCGCCAGAGCCCCTGGTGATGCGCATGAACACCTTCGACTGCGTGCAGTACCAGCAAACCAACCTGGTGCCGGCCACCTATGAGATGGACGACTATCAGGTACGCACGCCGACCGACGTGATCGGCCAGCACATTCACCTGCCGAAGTGGGACCTGGTGTCTGCCGATGGCTCGTCCAACGGCTGGAACTACGAAGACGGCGTACTCTCCCCAGGTGCGGTACAAGAACGCATCCACGCCATCCGCGAGTTCAACCAGTGCCAGGGTAGCGATCCACGCGATGGCACACCGGCCTGCCCGAAAGCCAAGAACCACCCGTACTTCGGCCAATACGGCCGGGCCGACTGGGTCGGTGCGCGTACGGCGATGCAGCGCTGGTTCGTCGACCCGGTGGTCAACGCCAAAGGCGTCGACCGTGGCCTGGGCACCATCTTTACCCACGACCACCTCGGCCCATCGACGCACCAACAGATCGGCCTCTACGCCACCGTGCTGGCAGAACCTGCCGGCTCCACCTGGTTCCACGCCGAAACCGGCGAGCCGCTGTACAGCGGCGCGCGTCAGGACGGCGGGCCGACTTCGTGGCAAGCGGTGATTTCCACCGGTGACCTGGACGGCGACGGCAAGAACGACAGCTTCCGTGAGTTCTTCCTCGAATACAGCGACTTCCAGCACGCCTATGAAGCCGGTGTGTACGTGGGCGCCGGGCCTGACGGTAAACCCAATGCGCAAAGCTTCCCGGCTACCGCCGACAGCTTCCGCTACGCGATCAACCCGCCTGTGCGTAACAACGCCAGTACCTTGCTCGACGGCATTCTCGAAGTGCAGGGCGGCATGGTTCCCGGCTGCCCGAGCCGGCCATGCCCACAAGCCATCTCGGTCGATGACCCGGGCATGTTCGTGGTCAACTACCGCAACGAACCGCTGGCCCTGCGGGTGTATGACCCGTACAAGGTCGGCCCGGACGGCAAGCGCGGCATGCAGGCCGACGGCCTGGGCGGCGACCTGGCGTACGCCATGCAAAGCCGTACCGACCGTGCGATCCCGGCGATGAACCTGGCGCCGAACCTGATCACCGCGGCCACCGGCCCAACCGGCGGCACCACGCTGTTCCCGCCGCACATCAACAAGGGCGGCGCCGAACCTGGCGACCCGTTCACCCCGATGCTGCGCACCTACACCGGCGACAACGTGCGGCTGCGGGTGCATGCCGGCGGTCACGAAGAGGAGCACAACGTCACCCTGCACGGCGTGAAGTGGCTGCAAAGCGGTTCCGGTTTCGGCAACAGCTCCAACTCCGGCTGGCGCGCGTCGCAGATGATCGGCATCTCCGAGCAGATGGGCTTCATTGCACCGGTCTCGATGCTGTCCAGTTCGGCCGCCACCACCGGTGACTACCTGTACTCGATGGACGCTTCGATCGAGGGTTACTGGAGCGGGATCTGGGGCGTGATGCGCAACTACACGGCGCAACGCAACGATCTGTTCGCGCTGCCCAACAACGCCAAGCCGACCGGTATGCGCAACACCGTGGCCTTCGACGGCGTTTGCCCGCGGATCGGCGCCAACCCCAACGGCATCGGCACCCGGCCGACCCCGCAACGCAACTATGAAGTGGTCGCGGCGCTGGCCAATGACATCCTCGGCAATCCACTGGGCTTGACCATCGGTGACCCGGCGGGCCTCGGCATGCATGTGGGCGGGCCGTTGAATCCGGCCGGCGGTACCCTGGTGCTCAACTCGCGTACCGTGAGCATTCCACAGGTCACCGTGACCGACCCTGAAGACGGTGAAACCATCACCATCGGCGGGCAAAGCGGGCCGCTGCATGATCCGACCGCGATCCTCTATGTGCGCAAGGCCGACCTCGACCCGGCCACCGGCAAGCTCAAGCCCGGTGTGCCTGTCGAACCCCTGGTGCTGCGCGCAGCAGCCGGTGACTGCATCAACATCACCCTGGAAAACCGTCTGCCGAGCGTCATGCCGGACCTGACCCAGACAGCGGTGATGCAAGGCATGGTCAAACGTGATCGCAACAGCGGCAGCGGTTCGACCACCTTCAGCAACAACCTGATGCGGCCGTCGAGCCACGTGGGTCTGCACGCGCAATTGCTGGCGTACGACATCACCAAATCCGACGGTACCAACATCGGCGCCAACCCGACCCAGACCGTGCCACCGCGTGTTGGCAACAGCGGGGCCTACCCGACCCGTACCTATCAGTACTACGCCGGGCACCTGGAGCGTGAAGGCAAGCCGATCACGCAACTGGGGCGCAATGTCGACAACATCAATGCCACGGCGATCGAGTTCGGCGGCTTGAACATCACCCCGGCGGACGTGATCAAGCAGTCGCAAAAAGGCCTGGCCGGGGCGATGAGCATTCTGCCGGTGGGCGCCACCTGGGTTGACGATACGCGCAAGGTCAATGCAACCGTCACCGCCCCTGGGCAAACCACCTACCGCGACTTTGCGATGGTCTGGCAAAAGGCCTTGAACACTCGCTGGGCCAATGGGCGGCCGGTGGAAGGGATTGCCGCGGAAGGGTTCGGCGTGCCGACCGATCCGCAGGACAACTCGAGCATGGCTATCAACTACAAGACCGAACCGATGTGGTACCGCTTCGGCCTGGCCCCGGATGCACCCTTCGGCCATGCCGACGGCGCGGGCTACGGCGACATGGCGAATGCGCACATGGCCTACAGCAATGCGCTGGTGGGTGGCGATCCGCAAACACCGGTGCTGTACGCCAAGCCGGGGCAGCCGTTCCGCACGCACATCCTGATGCCTACCGGCGGTAGTCGCGGTACGACCTTCCAGCTTGACGGTCACGTCTGGTCGACCAACCCGTTCCTGTCGGAGAAGAGCGATACCGGTGGCTACCCAATGAGCACCCCGGGCGTGGGTTCGGTGAAGTTCGGCTACAACCCGATGTCGATGTACATCGGCGCCCACGAGAGCGTCCTGCCGGCAGCGCACTTCAGCTTCATGCTGCCGAGCGCCGGTGGGGTCAACGCGATACCGGGTGACTACCTGTTCCGCGACTACGGCGCCTATGGCAACACCTCCGGGTTGTGGGGGCTGTTGCGGGTGACCAATGACCCGGAACCGGCGCCAGCGCCGTAG